TGCTAAGCAacggtatatattttattgttactttttattttcttgcaGAAAGAAACACTGCTTGCAAAATGTTCgactttttgaaaaacaaaaattttctccACATTTTCGGTGGAGTTGTGTTTACTGGTGTGTTTATTGGAAGCGGAGTGTAAATCTACAAAAGATATGAAAtctctttttaatatattacaggcACTTAATTAAGGACTTTGTATCCGAGAGTAAATTGATGAATTCGATCGGATATTATCATACTTTTAGTTTGTAGTGATGTTAAAAGTCataaatgtatgaattaaaagcaaataataacattttgttatatgaTTTTCATATATAGATGAGATTGTTCGAGACTAGACAGACTGTTGGATGATCCCTAAGGCTGTCTAAATGTTATGTACAAATACCAATTGTGATTctgaaatttcaaaatcaaacatgAGTGCTCATCCCTtgactgaaaaacaaaatatcattttgagTGTAACGCTAAATACTAACACAATATCGATGGTGCTCATGGCAGGCAGTCTGGGGCTACTTAACGAATAAATACAGGCATGGTTTTAATTGTTGTTACTATTGGAAGTGATACAGTTCACACTCGATTGTCAGATAATAAAAGCagaattatgtacaataaaaaattttttatttactgagatTCGTTTGAATGTATTCTACTAAGGAATAACTTATAATAGTGTTCAAAGGAGTTATGTTTCTATACTCTGCCGGTATTACTGTAGCCTCTGAAGAATATATTCCTAATTACCTACTATCTGTATACCTTGagtcattaaaatgtatataaaacagagaaattaaatttatgtttttcaatcTACTAAAATaggtaattatatgttttatgtcataaaaacatttattgatatGTGTGATATAAGTATGTAATAAGTTTAACTTCATGTAATAGAACGGTTTTTAAAACTTAACGTACATTGGGAACACAGTCCATCACTGACAGGGCAGTGGGCTTGAGAGGGCTCGTTTCAAACAAAAGCCAACAAATCCTTCAAGGGCCATTGTTCTCCGTGCGGAGTATATGAATTACAGTTTAATACAGATTATATTggattaaagtttataaaagataTACAACATATTGTCTCCGGATACCAATTACGTTTCATCTAAGTCAATGTTTTACcaccaggttaagtgttagagagggcttcttagccctaacttcgcctggtaaaataaggcattctttactttacttttacttttaatgtaaagCAATATAAAACCTTGGATTAAATCCTAAACATTTCCCCATGCGTAAAATCACTACATTACATATTTAACGAAAGTAATGTAACACGTGTATAAGAGAGAATCATAGTGTATTTAAAACCTGATAAAGACAACTAGATGTATTAACTTGAGTGAGTAATATTCTGAGtatagttattacatttataatatcattaggaAGTAAAAATACGAAAGTGcatttgtgtgtttgttttatttttaagagtaaaCTAATCAAATAATGTACATGGACATTCATACGGTTCCTGGGAAGAATATAtgtctatttttatttcgaaaatccttcaGGAATACGCCCCACTGTTCTCCAAAGCAGTGAAAACTCCATCTTGGTCTATAAAGTTGTAccatattaattgaatgagcttGTCAAATGCAATCAGctgttctgtttaaacattgtttactattttaaatttgttaaattttatagcGTTTAAATTGTCAGTAGTAGTAACTAAGTAGTAAGAGTAACTATGATTTTTCAAgtgttgattaaaaatatttgctcaaTTGTATATTTCCCGAACTAAAACTTTACGTCGTTTAAGGACCAACTAAAGTCTGTATATTATTAAACCGTAAggtagttataattttttagtcatttttgtttttgattgaaTAGATCAGTTAAGAAGATAATTTCAACATTTCCGGAAATTCCGTGATGAGTAGACTTCCATACAATGTACCTTACAAGTAGATGCAATGTaccaaaatatttacactttataattattctctccctacaaaataataaattatcaaaaacctCTTAATCCATGACAGTATTATCAACTGTGATGAACCGCTTAAGCATTTCTATTAAGTGATATATttcattcttaataaaaataaaaatacttattaatgtGAGACgatggtaaaaaatttaaaacatagtattgatattcaataaataatatgtttacgaaagttttcataaaaaggAAATTCACTCTATTAAGATAGCGAAACATTCCTTTAAATTACATCAAATAAATGTGAAAGTGTCAGATTTTCCCTAAACTATCAATGCTAGAAACAATTAACTCATACCTGTATTTGTTGGTTAAGACCCTCCAGACTGCTTGCCAAGGCGACCGTCGATATTATGTTGAAAATTGGGATTATACTAATAATTAGCTTTTTTCAATCAAGCTCGAAGTTTAAGAACACAACAAAAATTAGATGATTGATTTTTAACAAGCTTCTTGTAGTTGTGCAAAAGCTGCCTGTTGGAGGCTCCACTTTACAccactatataacaaaacattgaCTTAGATGAAAACGTAATTGGTATCCGGAGACAATATGTTGTAtatcttttataaactttaatccAATATAATCTGTATTAAACTGTAATTCATATACTCCGCACGGAGAACAATGGCCCTTGAAGGATTTGTTGGCTTTTGTTTGAAACGAGCCCTCTCAAGCCCACTGCTCTGTCAGTGATGGACTGTGTTCCCAATGTACGTTAAGTTTAAAAACCGTTCTATTACATGAAGTTAAACTTATTACATACTTATATCACACatatcaataaatgtttttatgacataaaacatataattacctATTTTAGTagattgaaaaacataatttaatttctctgttttatatacattttaatgactCAAGGTATACAGATAGTAGGTAATTAGGAATATATTCTTCAGAGGCTACAGTAATACCGGCAGAGTATAGAAACATAACTCCTTTGAAACACTATTATAAGTTATTCCTTAGTAGAATACATTCAAACGAatctcagtaaataaaaaatttttattgtacataattctGCTTTTATTATCTGACAATCGAGTGTGAACTGTATCACTTCCAATAGTAACAACAATTAAACCATGCCTGTATTTATTCGTTAAGTAGCCCCAGACTGCCTGCCATGAGCACCATCGATATTGTGTTAGTATTTAGCGTTACActcaaaatgatattttgtttttcagtcaAGGGATGAGCACTcatgtttgattttgaaatttcagAATCCCAATTGGTATTTGTACATAACATTTAGACAGCCTTAGGGATCATCCAACAGTCTGTCTAGTCTCGAACAATCTCATCTATATATGAAAAAtcatataacaaaatgttattatttgcttttaattcatacatttatGACTTTTAACATCACTACAAACTAAAAGTATGATAATATCCGATCGAATTCATCAATTTACTCTCGGATACAAAGTCCTTAATTAAGTgcctgtaatatattaaaaagagaTTTCATATCTTTTGTAGATTTACACTCCGCTTCCAATAAACACACCAGTAAACACAACTCCACCGAAAATGTggagaaaatttttgtttttcaaaaagtcGAACATTTTGCAAGCAGTGTTTCTTTCtgcaagaaataaaaagtaacaataaaatatataccgtTGCTTAGCAATTTCTTAGTATTGTTTCATAATGATGTTAAACTTATGTGGTTATTATAAGTTTCTATAACGGTGaaggaatatttcaaaattcataatgtATATTATTCACGCTCAATACATtaagttatttactatttttatcttCACAACGTTCTAAAGTATACTATACGGTTGTTCGAACATTAAATAACCGATGCCAGCGGCTTCGGACGCAATTAAAGAAATCAAAGTACATAGCCTATTTAGTCAAAGCACTTATTATTTTACCCTATGATAATCTTCTATGATAACTTAAGTAAGCATATTATCAGATATATGTATGTAGTATAAACCAACATATTAGTATTAAAGTCCTATACTATACAGGTTGTTTACTAATggtgttccaatattgtagtattttgttgTAGACATGAAAATGAGCAAAATATTCATATGGATGTATGTTCTAAAACCTTTAgctttccgtctgtctgtctgtatgtgattttcaccaaaaaatttatatcttttataccagtaaagataaagtttttaaactttgcagttgtgttgaaCTTTTGTATacccatttgagaaaaaaatatgaacaaattatctttacccgtttcaaaatggcagcctatcataaatgttaatgttaaatccCACAAAATTGATActctgtatgaaaattttacaagaatattaaaattttaaaaactttattcttATTATGTGACAATTTTGaagcttgttctaaatttctaaattgtGATATGTTTgagttattattaattgttcGTATTGGTTTACTTACATTGTCAAAAGATTCgttgtgtattttaatattaatgactaATGGGCTTTGAATCATCATTATGGTAATTTAAGTTATGATACTATGCTAATTATAATAGGCTATCTTTtgaaaaacaatacgtggaataattaaaaaaaaatgagtctctgaatgtaaaattttcaggaattttgtaaacttatttaaaagatattgttaattttgtaggaGAGTAGGGTGATATCgggtaattaattttgttatatttataattcattattttttacataattatcatTAAGGTTAATCTCTTTTAGTTGGTTTATATTCAATACCTTTATAGGCTATGCCTGTTTTAAAAACCCGTCATATATTTCACTACAGtaatttattaagatatagtCCAGAATAAAGGATTAAACATTTGAGAATCTAGAAACTCTTGTTCTAATTTCTTCATAACATGATTGGGTTTGTAATGGGGTCTTTTAAGTACATATAgatgtttctttattttgtaaagaaaatgtgttttgaaatCAAATACCACAAGCAGACACTGGATAATCCCTGATATAATATGACACTTTTATTACCAaaagcaattttcaaaataaaaaagcgtATTCTTCTTAGTTAAAGACGCatctatgatgtaatatgatggaggtCTGAAACACGAAATTTCCTAACTGGAATaggtttatatacaaaattaaatagttaaatacaatatgtatatatatttcagattCAGATGGCAGTGGCTGAGCAGTGTACACGTAAACAAAAGTTGCTCTtccaaaatttagttattttagcgTTTAAGtgcttaaatgtatttaaatagtgaGTTTTAATTGCTTCATAAGCCCGTATCAGTGTTTTAAGATAGTTATTAAGTGGTATCAagggtatttatttgttttgtacaacAGTGAaccaaaacataacctacaatgtCGTTTTTCGTGTGGTGTTTGTAACAAGGGCCTAGGTAACAGGCTAAAGGTTACTTGTTGTGACTGTGATCAATCCTTTCATGGATCTTGTGTAAAGATGAGCAAGGTTGATATTGACTATCTGGCTAGTGAGCAAGTTGTGTGGAGGTGTGAGCTTTGCAGTGTAAATAGGCGTAGCAGTTTGAGGCTGGAATCTAAGGCTAATGAAGGAACTCTGTCACTGGAGGATGTCATGAAGTCAATTAATGAACTTAGAAGTGATCATAAGGTGTCCATGAGGGATTTTAATGAATCATATGAACTACTGAACAATAAGCTTGATGGACAACACTGATGCCCTGAAAGGAAAAACACAGCCAAAATGCGTGAGTACCTAGAAATAATAGATTCTcttaaaagtgaaaataaaaagctGAAAGAAAAGGTGCAGTTGTTGGAAACTAAAGTAGAAGATATGGAGCAATATTCTCGGAGGAACTGTATTGAAATACAGGGAGTTCCATCTAGTCATGACGAGGTATTAGATAGTGTGAAGAACGTGGGTCAGGCTCTAGGCATGGAAATAACCGAATCAATGGTTGATGCATGTCATTTACTGGGGAAAAGACCTAATGCTACTGATCCTCCGGGAATTATAGTGAAGTTTGTACGAAGAATTGATGCTGAGACTTTGTTGTCAAAAAGAAGAGGTAAGAAGCTGTCCACCAGGCATCTAGGACTTTCAACAGACTCTcctgtctatgttaatgagtctCTAACACCGGAGAGAAGGAGGCTATTTGCCATGGCTAGAAATGTTAGGTCTGATAAGAACTATAAGTGGCTATGGGTTAGAGGTGGGAAGATTTTTCTTAGAAAATCTGATGGAGAACCAGTTATACTTGTAAAGTGCCAAGCTGACTTAGAAAAATTGTAAGTTatagattaatttttgttttgttttctttcaaaataatataattgttgttgttagtttaCTAGCTGTTTCTAGGTTAGTTTatccttttgtatatttattgaatactatTAGATTAACATGTCACAATATGAAACTatagatttcattaataaaaatgctgGTTTTGTTGTAATCCACCAAAATATAAGAAGTTTAAGATCAAATTTTGACATCTTTTTAGCTGAATTGACAGCAATTGAGAAAACCTCCTCAAGTGATTGTGTTAACAGAAATTTGGGTAAATAGTAacgaaacaagtttttttaacatcCCCAACTACTGTTCTTTTTATAATGCTAATGATAAATATAGGGCCGGTGGTGTAGCTGTATATATCCACACAAATATCAATCAAACTAAAATATCGGATGTGAAATTTAACTCAGCTGATATAATAGAGCTATCATTTCAAATGTTAGGTtatgatttcataattttagCAATTTATAGGTTACAGCAAAAAACGactcattcatttttatttgaattaaactcttatatgaataaagattatataaagaaatgtaataaccTACTAATATTATAggagacattaatataaattatctagaGCAAAGCAGTGTTATGGATAATTAAAAACTTACGTTAGCTTCCAATAGATTAGAATCCCTAATCAACGTCCCTACAAGGATCACAAACTTATCTAAAACTTGTATTGaccatataattgtaaaaataagaaataaaaacaaagttagaaCTGAGGCTACAGTAATTGATTTTCAGATAACGGATCGTTGTTTAACAGCTGTTTGGTTCTGGAGGCCAGGTTGGGGGATTGCGTCAGCTGATtcggttaaatttaaaaatagtcaaTGCCCTTATTGCATCAACCATGACCAACTCAACAATTTACTTGATAGTGTGGACTGGAATGGTGTGTTACTAGAACGTAATGCTAATAGtgatatgttttttaacaaattttcttatttaataaatgaaaagtaGGAAAAgaagtacattataaaaattgcagtataaataaattaaaaccatggatgaatgatattatttgtaaacGTATAAAGATGAAAAGCTTGTTagtgaaaaaagtgaaaaaacaacCAAACATTACTTTATTGAAATCGATgcaatttatagaaaattagaaataaacttcAGACCGATATTCGCAAcctaagaataaatattatgaatcatTGTTTAGCAGACATaaaggaaactaaaaaaaaacttggaaaattgttaagGAAATAACAAACCAGAAACCCAGTAGAGATTCTATAGTAACATTAGAAATTGATG
This sequence is a window from Homalodisca vitripennis isolate AUS2020 unplaced genomic scaffold, UT_GWSS_2.1 ScUCBcl_3743;HRSCAF=9471, whole genome shotgun sequence. Protein-coding genes within it:
- the LOC124372655 gene encoding uncharacterized protein LOC124372655, with the protein product MREYLEIIDSLKSENKKLKEKVQLLETKVEDMEQYSRRNCIEIQGVPSSHDEVLDSVKNVGQALGMEITESMVDACHLLGKRPNATDPPGIIVKFVRRIDAETLLSKRRGKKLSTRHLGLSTDSPVYVNESLTPERRRLFAMARNVRSDKNYKWLWVRGGKIFLRKSDGEPVILVKCQADLEK